One region of Pogona vitticeps strain Pit_001003342236 chromosome 1, PviZW2.1, whole genome shotgun sequence genomic DNA includes:
- the LOC110090242 gene encoding glutathione S-transferase 3 isoform X2, which yields MAGKPKLYYFDGRGKMESIRWLLAAAGVEFEEEYLETREQYEKLLQEGSLLFQQVPMVEIDGMKMVQTRAILNYIAGKYNLHGKDLKERALIDMYVEGTTDLMGLITLYPFLSPEDKEKQLANITDRATKRYFPVYEKVLKDRGQDFLVGNQMSWADVHLVEAILMVEEKSSDVLIAFPQLQAFKERMSNIPTIKKFLEPGSQRKPPPDDKYVETVRRVLQMYFSVKLN from the exons ATGGCTGGAAAGCCCAAACTGTATTACTTTGATGGAAGAGGCAAAATGGAGTCAATACGATGGCTGTTGGCAGCAGCTGGTGTGGAG TTTGAAGAGGAGTATTTGGAGACCAGAGAGCAATATGAGAAGCTACTTCAAG aggGATCCCTTCTGTTCCAGCAAGTGCCCATGGTAGAAATTGATGGGATGAAGATGGTGCAGACTCGAGCCATTCTCAACTACATCGCGGGAAAATACAATCTCCATGGGAAGGACCTGAAGGAGAGAGCCTT AATTGACATGTATGTGGAAGGAACAACGGACTTAATGGGGTTAATCACACTGTACCCTTTCCTGAGCCCTGAGGATAAGGAGAAACAACTTGCCAACATCACTGACAGAGCAACAAAAAGATACTTCCCTGTGTATGAAAAG GTGCTAAAGGATCGTGGGCAAGATTTCCTTGTTGGAAACCAAATGAGCTGGGCAGATGTGCACCTCGTGGAGGCTATTTTAATGGTGGAGGAAAAATCTTCTGATGTTCTGATTGCGTTTCCTCAATTGCAG GCTTTTAAAGAAAGGATGAGTAACATTCCCACCATTAAGAAGTTTCTGGAGCCAGGAAGCCAGAGGAAGCCTCCACCGGATGATAAATATGTGGAGACCGTGAGAAGAGTTCTTCAGATGTATTTTAGCGTCAAATTAAATTAG